A DNA window from Pseudomonas sp. B21-056 contains the following coding sequences:
- a CDS encoding dihydrodipicolinate synthase family protein, protein MKFEGIYTPAITPLTTAGEIDQAAFADVLEYLIESKVHGIIIGGSTGEYYAHTPQERIELAAKAKDVIGNRTALIIGTGAIRTEDSVEYAKGARAIKADAILVGSPPYALPTQQENAAHALTVDRAADLPIMLYNYPGRMSVSMGTEYFELVSKSRNVMAIKESSGDMAQVHNLSRNFPNIALSCGWDDQALEFFAWGARSWVCAGSNFIPREHVALYEACVIEKDFDKGRKIMSAMMPLMDFLEGGKFVQSIKAGCELNGLRTGSVRSPLQPLYENEKHDLKTIITTLKSEVADIIGSSK, encoded by the coding sequence ATGAAATTCGAAGGCATCTACACCCCGGCAATCACTCCGTTGACCACTGCTGGTGAAATTGACCAGGCTGCGTTCGCTGACGTGCTCGAGTACCTGATCGAGTCGAAGGTCCACGGCATCATCATTGGCGGCTCCACCGGCGAGTATTACGCCCATACACCCCAAGAGCGAATCGAGTTGGCGGCCAAGGCCAAGGATGTCATCGGCAACCGTACCGCACTGATCATCGGTACCGGTGCGATCCGCACCGAAGACTCCGTGGAATATGCCAAGGGCGCTCGCGCCATCAAGGCGGACGCCATCCTGGTCGGTTCGCCGCCGTACGCGCTGCCCACCCAACAGGAAAACGCCGCGCACGCGCTGACGGTCGATCGCGCTGCCGACTTGCCGATCATGCTCTACAACTACCCGGGTCGCATGAGCGTGAGCATGGGGACCGAGTACTTCGAGCTGGTGTCGAAGTCCAGGAACGTCATGGCGATCAAGGAAAGCTCGGGCGATATGGCGCAGGTGCATAACCTGTCGCGCAATTTCCCCAACATTGCCTTGTCCTGCGGTTGGGACGACCAGGCCCTGGAGTTCTTTGCCTGGGGCGCGCGTAGCTGGGTCTGCGCCGGTTCCAACTTCATCCCGCGTGAACATGTGGCCCTGTATGAAGCCTGCGTGATCGAGAAAGACTTCGACAAGGGTCGCAAGATCATGAGCGCCATGATGCCGCTGATGGATTTCCTCGAGGGCGGCAAGTTCGTCCAGTCGATCAAGGCCGGTTGCGAACTGAACGGCCTGCGTACCGGCAGCGTCCGTTCGCCGCTGCAACCCCTTTACGAAAATGAAAAACACGACCTCAAGACCATCATCACCACCCTGAAAAGTGAAGTGGCCGACATCATCGGGAGCAGCAAATGA
- a CDS encoding aldehyde dehydrogenase has translation MSDLLSAAEYCAIAAKLTLPTQSFVDGKFYTSVSGKTFTTTNPATDEVLAEITACNSEDVDYAVAKANEAFNDGRWHKLSPGARKKVLLRFADLLEQNAVELSVMESLDSGKPIRECQLTDIPEAIHMIRWHAELIDKIYDNTAPTGAGALTLVVREAIGVVGLVLPWNFPLLMLAWKIGPSLAAGCSIVVKPAKETTLTALRVAELASQAGIPDGVFNVLSGGGREVGEPLGRHMDVTMVSFTGSTDTGRLFLKYAADSNLKRIVLECGGKNPAVVMNDVGDLDLVAGHVVNGSFWNMGENCSASSRLIVHADIKDELLKRIGVQLQEWKMGSPLDPENRLGSMVSKAHFEKVRSYLVKAGSENLRVVFGGNTEADIYVQPTVVDGVGADSVLFQEEIFGPVLAVTTFNTLEEAIALANDSVYGLAASVYTDNLRNAIKLSREIRAGIVTVNCFGEGDASTPFGGYKESGFGGRDKSIWAHDQYTEIKTIWIDVSEG, from the coding sequence ATGAGCGATTTACTGAGCGCCGCCGAATATTGCGCTATTGCCGCAAAACTGACGCTGCCGACGCAGTCGTTCGTGGACGGCAAGTTCTACACGTCGGTGTCGGGCAAGACCTTCACCACCACCAACCCTGCCACCGACGAAGTCCTCGCCGAAATCACCGCGTGTAATAGCGAGGATGTCGATTACGCCGTGGCCAAGGCCAACGAAGCCTTCAACGATGGCCGCTGGCACAAGCTGAGCCCCGGCGCACGCAAGAAGGTGCTGCTGCGTTTTGCCGACCTGCTGGAACAGAACGCCGTCGAGCTGTCGGTGATGGAAAGCCTGGACAGCGGCAAACCGATTCGCGAATGCCAGCTGACCGACATTCCCGAAGCCATCCACATGATCCGCTGGCACGCCGAGCTGATCGACAAGATCTACGACAATACCGCGCCTACCGGTGCGGGGGCGTTGACCCTGGTGGTGCGCGAGGCGATTGGCGTGGTCGGCCTGGTCCTGCCGTGGAACTTCCCACTGCTGATGCTGGCCTGGAAAATCGGCCCGTCCCTGGCGGCAGGCTGTTCAATCGTGGTCAAGCCGGCCAAGGAAACCACCCTGACCGCGCTGCGGGTCGCCGAGCTGGCTTCCCAGGCGGGCATTCCGGACGGCGTGTTCAACGTGCTGTCGGGCGGTGGTCGTGAGGTTGGCGAGCCACTGGGTCGTCATATGGACGTGACCATGGTCAGCTTCACCGGATCGACCGATACCGGCCGTCTCTTCCTCAAGTATGCCGCCGATTCCAACCTCAAGCGGATCGTCCTGGAGTGCGGTGGCAAGAACCCGGCCGTGGTCATGAACGACGTCGGCGATCTCGACCTGGTGGCCGGGCACGTCGTCAATGGTTCGTTCTGGAACATGGGGGAAAACTGCTCGGCCTCCTCGCGCCTGATCGTGCATGCCGACATCAAGGACGAATTGCTCAAGCGCATCGGGGTGCAGTTGCAGGAATGGAAGATGGGCAGCCCGCTGGACCCGGAGAACCGCCTGGGTTCGATGGTCAGCAAGGCGCATTTCGAGAAGGTCCGTTCGTACCTGGTAAAAGCCGGAAGCGAAAACCTGCGCGTGGTGTTCGGCGGGAACACCGAGGCCGACATCTACGTACAGCCTACGGTGGTGGATGGCGTCGGTGCCGACAGCGTGCTGTTCCAGGAAGAAATCTTCGGCCCGGTGCTGGCGGTCACCACGTTCAATACGCTGGAAGAAGCGATCGCCCTGGCCAACGATTCGGTCTACGGCCTGGCGGCTTCGGTCTACACCGACAATCTGCGCAATGCCATCAAACTGTCGCGGGAAATCCGCGCCGGCATCGTCACCGTCAACTGCTTCGGCGAAGGCGACGCGTCTACACCGTTTGGCGGTTACAAGGAGTCGGGCTTTGGTGGGCGTGACAAGTCCATCTGGGCTCACGACCAGTACACCGAGATCAAGACGATCTGGATCGATGTGTCCGAGGGCTGA
- a CDS encoding LysR substrate-binding domain-containing protein: MIKELKTLIAVAREGTFAAAGNRVGLTQAAVSAQMQRLEAELGFEIFDRKGRSAHLNRMGHQTLQQAQELLRLYDNLGSASVGLAASTLVNIGAIASVQRSYLPDALARFHQQCPQCRTRVIPGLSMELVNLVDAGEIDMAVIIRPPFSLQSDLRWTTLALEPYRLIVPRDVPGEDWSTLLSSQPFIRYDRSSFGGRQVDRFLRQMHFTPREVCELDELEAIIKLVENGVGVALVPQTVSHREWPEGIRALDLGQHTFHRDIGLVHRPGQTFTEPVRILARLISDQVKGGSE, encoded by the coding sequence ATGATCAAAGAACTCAAGACCCTTATCGCCGTCGCCCGGGAAGGTACGTTCGCTGCTGCCGGGAACAGGGTCGGCCTCACCCAGGCCGCGGTCAGTGCCCAGATGCAGCGTCTGGAGGCAGAGCTCGGCTTCGAGATTTTCGACAGAAAAGGCCGCTCGGCCCACCTCAACCGGATGGGTCACCAGACACTCCAGCAAGCGCAAGAGCTGCTGCGCCTTTACGACAACCTGGGCTCCGCCAGTGTGGGACTTGCGGCCAGCACCCTGGTCAATATCGGCGCTATCGCTTCGGTCCAGCGCTCCTATCTGCCCGACGCCCTCGCCCGCTTCCACCAACAATGCCCGCAGTGCCGGACACGGGTAATCCCCGGCTTGTCGATGGAACTGGTCAACCTGGTGGATGCCGGCGAAATCGACATGGCAGTCATCATCCGCCCGCCCTTCTCTCTCCAGAGCGATCTGCGCTGGACAACCTTGGCCCTTGAGCCCTATCGCCTGATCGTTCCCCGCGATGTTCCGGGAGAAGACTGGTCAACACTGCTTTCCAGCCAACCCTTCATCCGGTACGACCGATCGTCCTTCGGTGGCAGGCAGGTCGATCGTTTCCTGCGGCAGATGCATTTCACCCCGCGTGAAGTCTGTGAGCTGGATGAACTGGAGGCCATCATCAAGCTGGTGGAAAATGGCGTGGGTGTAGCGCTCGTGCCGCAGACCGTGTCCCATCGGGAGTGGCCAGAAGGGATACGCGCGCTTGACCTGGGGCAACATACGTTCCATCGCGATATCGGACTGGTGCACAGGCCTGGGCAGACCTTCACCGAGCCGGTTCGGATACTGGCCCGGCTTATCAGTGATCAGGTAAAGGGCGGTTCCGAATAA
- a CDS encoding VOC family protein has translation MSLSPFHLAIPVYDLAAARTFYGEVFGLEEGRSSNQWVDFNFYGHQLVIHEHPKTASQADVHSNPVDGHDVPVPHFGIVLDWDEWEALAERLKSFGIEFVIEPYIRFKGQVGEQATMFLFDPCGNALEFKAFKDMSQLFAK, from the coding sequence ATGAGCCTTTCGCCTTTCCACCTCGCAATTCCCGTCTACGACCTGGCCGCAGCACGCACCTTTTATGGTGAAGTCTTTGGCCTGGAAGAGGGGCGTTCCAGCAACCAGTGGGTCGACTTCAATTTCTATGGTCACCAACTGGTCATTCACGAGCATCCAAAAACAGCTTCGCAAGCGGACGTTCACAGCAACCCGGTCGACGGACACGACGTGCCCGTCCCGCATTTCGGCATCGTCCTGGACTGGGACGAGTGGGAGGCGCTGGCTGAGCGCTTGAAATCCTTTGGCATTGAATTTGTGATCGAACCGTACATTCGTTTCAAAGGGCAGGTGGGCGAGCAGGCCACCATGTTCCTGTTTGACCCGTGCGGTAACGCTCTGGAGTTCAAGGCGTTCAAGGATATGAGCCAACTCTTCGCCAAATAA
- the bcsQ gene encoding cellulose biosynthesis protein BcsQ, whose translation MLAESVDIPDPLPATMAKTVHPLERRIEPVLDDLPETAPTGDALSVPVSAPANAGSLRSLLAEVALERQAEARAQNAEALRRSIPNGPAAVTPARVIAVVSPKGGVGKSTLCAALAGALGAKGRRLAIDLDPQNALQYHLGVSPDVAGMASASLTGECWNGLLLNGLGATRVLPFGLVCGQERRALERFLEDDAHWLARQLARMDLTADDVVILDTPPGRTLYLEQVLDVADQVIVVITPDAASFMTLDPIDRLLEGPANQAWQRDCHYVVNQFDASRTFCQDMLEVFKRRFGKQLIGVLPLDHAISEGLAFGVNPLLEDEHSSARQEVLAIADALKSPVRTSALAGSRAS comes from the coding sequence GTGCTTGCTGAGTCGGTCGATATCCCGGACCCGCTGCCTGCGACGATGGCGAAGACCGTTCATCCGCTGGAGCGACGCATCGAGCCGGTGCTGGATGACTTGCCTGAAACCGCGCCGACCGGCGATGCGCTATCCGTACCTGTATCAGCCCCCGCCAATGCGGGTTCCCTGCGCTCACTGCTGGCTGAAGTCGCGCTTGAGCGCCAGGCCGAGGCACGAGCACAGAATGCCGAGGCGCTACGCCGATCGATCCCGAACGGCCCGGCGGCGGTCACCCCGGCCCGGGTCATTGCGGTGGTTTCGCCAAAAGGCGGCGTAGGCAAAAGTACGCTCTGCGCGGCGCTGGCCGGCGCGCTGGGTGCCAAGGGACGCCGGCTGGCCATTGATCTGGATCCGCAAAACGCTTTGCAGTATCACCTGGGTGTCAGCCCGGATGTCGCCGGTATGGCCAGCGCAAGCCTGACCGGCGAGTGCTGGAACGGCTTGCTGCTCAATGGTCTCGGCGCAACGCGGGTGCTGCCGTTCGGCCTGGTCTGCGGGCAGGAGCGCCGCGCACTCGAGCGTTTCCTCGAGGATGACGCCCATTGGCTGGCACGGCAGTTGGCGCGCATGGACCTGACGGCCGACGATGTGGTGATTCTCGATACGCCCCCTGGCCGCACCCTGTATCTGGAGCAGGTGCTCGATGTCGCCGATCAGGTGATTGTCGTCATCACGCCGGACGCGGCTTCGTTCATGACCCTGGACCCGATCGATCGTTTGCTCGAAGGGCCTGCCAATCAGGCTTGGCAACGTGACTGTCACTATGTGGTCAACCAGTTCGATGCCTCGCGCACGTTCTGCCAGGACATGCTGGAAGTGTTCAAGCGCCGCTTCGGCAAACAGCTAATCGGTGTCCTGCCGCTCGATCACGCGATCAGCGAAGGCCTCGCCTTTGGCGTCAACCCATTACTGGAAGACGAACACTCATCGGCGCGCCAGGAAGTCCTGGCCATTGCCGATGCGCTGAAGTCGCCTGTCCGGACCTCTGCATTGGCAGGTAGTCGCGCATCATGA
- the bcsA gene encoding UDP-forming cellulose synthase catalytic subunit, which yields MSQPHQQDEAPGRLQHWAQTVADGFEGLSQGVRRAVQISILLLSALLALFIITVPFDLYSQCYFAAGCFVVALILRKQSGRFPVVLLIGLSLTASLRYMYWRITSTLGFDDWLDILFGYGLLAAELYALVVLIFGYLQTAWPLRRQPVLLSTPPSEWPVVDVFIPTYNEALDIVKVTIFAAQAIDWPKDKLRVHVLDDGRREDFRIFCDSIGVNYLARDNNRHAKAGNLNEALKVTEGEFVAIFDADHVPTRSFLQICIGWFAKDANLAMLQTPHFFFSPDPFEKNLNTFRSVPNEGELFYGLVQDGNDLWNATFFCGSCAVMRRTALMEVGGVAVETVTEDAHTALKMNRAGYNTAYLAIPQAAGLATESLSRHISQRIRWARGMAQIFRTDNPLVGRGLKLGQRLCYLNAMLHFFYGLPRLAFLTAPLAYLFFGAQIFHASALMITAYVLPHILHASLTNSRIQGRFRHSFWNEVYETVLAWYIMGPVLMALVNPKFGGFNVTDKGGIIDQKFFEWKLARPYIVLLTLNVAGIAFGLWQLFQGEEGAMTTILINMAWTLYNVVITSASVAVASETRQVRSEPRVAAELPVRIELADGRTFDGITQDFSQKGLGFRLPEGVEIAQGERLRMTLFRNHQASVFPGTVMFSRGGLLGAQFDRLSLRQQSELVRLTFSRADTWASNWGSRQVDTPLAALRDVAFIGMGGIYELLKATLAELQKFLSARRPSSQPLENLMDKQ from the coding sequence ATGAGCCAGCCCCACCAGCAAGATGAAGCTCCCGGCCGCCTGCAGCACTGGGCGCAAACCGTTGCAGACGGGTTTGAAGGCCTTTCCCAAGGTGTTCGTCGCGCCGTACAGATCAGTATCCTGCTGCTCTCGGCGCTTTTGGCGCTGTTCATTATCACGGTGCCGTTCGATCTCTATTCACAATGCTATTTCGCCGCCGGCTGTTTTGTCGTCGCGCTGATTCTGCGCAAGCAATCCGGCCGGTTCCCGGTGGTGCTGCTGATCGGCCTGTCGCTGACGGCTTCGCTGCGCTACATGTACTGGCGGATCACCTCGACCCTGGGCTTCGACGATTGGCTCGACATCCTGTTCGGTTATGGCCTGCTGGCGGCTGAGCTGTACGCGTTGGTCGTGCTGATCTTCGGTTACCTGCAAACCGCCTGGCCGCTGCGGCGCCAACCGGTGCTGTTGAGCACGCCGCCGTCCGAATGGCCGGTGGTGGACGTGTTCATTCCGACGTACAACGAAGCGCTGGATATCGTGAAGGTGACGATCTTCGCCGCCCAGGCGATCGACTGGCCGAAAGACAAGCTGCGCGTGCATGTGCTGGACGATGGACGTCGTGAAGATTTCCGAATCTTTTGCGACAGCATCGGCGTGAACTATCTGGCCCGTGACAACAATCGTCACGCCAAGGCCGGTAACCTCAATGAAGCGCTGAAAGTCACTGAGGGTGAGTTCGTCGCGATCTTCGATGCCGACCACGTGCCGACCCGTTCTTTCCTGCAAATCTGCATCGGCTGGTTCGCCAAGGATGCAAACCTGGCGATGTTGCAGACGCCGCACTTCTTTTTCTCGCCGGACCCGTTCGAGAAGAACCTCAATACGTTCCGCTCCGTGCCGAACGAAGGCGAGCTGTTCTATGGCCTGGTCCAGGACGGCAACGACTTGTGGAATGCCACGTTCTTCTGCGGTTCCTGCGCCGTGATGCGCCGTACCGCGCTGATGGAAGTGGGCGGCGTCGCGGTGGAAACCGTGACCGAGGACGCTCACACCGCCCTGAAGATGAACCGCGCCGGCTACAACACCGCCTACCTGGCCATTCCCCAGGCAGCAGGCCTGGCTACCGAAAGCCTGTCGCGCCACATCAGCCAGCGTATTCGCTGGGCGCGGGGCATGGCGCAGATTTTCCGTACCGACAACCCGTTGGTGGGCCGCGGCCTGAAACTGGGGCAGCGGCTGTGCTACCTCAACGCCATGTTGCACTTCTTCTACGGTCTGCCGCGCCTGGCCTTCCTGACGGCGCCACTGGCCTATCTGTTCTTCGGGGCGCAGATTTTCCATGCCTCGGCGTTGATGATCACCGCCTACGTGCTGCCGCACATCCTGCACGCCAGCCTGACCAACTCGCGGATCCAGGGGCGTTTCCGGCACTCGTTCTGGAACGAGGTCTACGAGACGGTACTGGCCTGGTACATCATGGGCCCGGTGCTCATGGCCCTGGTGAACCCCAAGTTCGGCGGTTTCAACGTGACCGACAAGGGCGGGATCATCGACCAGAAGTTTTTCGAGTGGAAACTGGCGCGTCCCTACATCGTGCTGTTGACCCTCAACGTCGCGGGTATTGCCTTCGGCCTCTGGCAGTTGTTCCAGGGCGAGGAGGGCGCGATGACCACGATCCTCATCAACATGGCCTGGACGCTCTACAACGTCGTCATTACCAGTGCATCGGTGGCGGTGGCCAGTGAAACGCGCCAGGTCCGCAGCGAGCCGCGGGTTGCCGCCGAACTGCCGGTACGCATTGAGCTGGCGGATGGGCGCACGTTTGACGGCATCACCCAGGACTTCTCGCAGAAGGGGCTTGGTTTCCGCCTGCCGGAAGGTGTGGAAATCGCCCAGGGCGAGCGCCTGCGCATGACCTTGTTCCGCAACCACCAGGCCAGCGTGTTCCCCGGGACGGTGATGTTCAGTCGCGGTGGTCTGCTGGGCGCCCAGTTCGACCGTTTGAGCCTGCGCCAGCAAAGCGAGCTGGTGCGCCTGACCTTCTCCCGCGCGGACACCTGGGCGTCGAACTGGGGCAGCCGACAAGTGGACACCCCCTTGGCTGCATTGCGCGACGTCGCGTTCATCGGCATGGGCGGTATCTACGAACTGCTCAAGGCAACGCTCGCTGAGCTGCAAAAATTTCTCTCTGCCCGTCGACCGTCTTCCCAACCACTCGAAAACCTTATGGACAAGCAATGA
- the bcsB gene encoding cellulose biosynthesis cyclic di-GMP-binding regulatory protein BcsB codes for MSAKHFSGILASTLLALSGGAVFADTAPADAGNGYNLTLKQLGRAYPMNLHGVEATDSVNFDVRADQVVTGAHLTLQYSYSPALLPDLSQINIMVNDEVAASVPLPKENAGTLQKQTVEIPPQLITEFNRLSVQFIGHYTMTCEDPQHSSLWAKVSNDSLLQIQTSPLALPNDLSLMPVPFFDRRDARPLDLPFIFSAAPDNGTLEAAGALSSWFGALASYRGATFRAQLNTLPAQGNGVILLSGDAAAQVGGLSIPAPKGPTLSILSNPNDANGKLLVVAGRNSEELKRAAIALSVGGQALSGSSVVINKLDVLTPRKPYDAPNWLPTDRPVKLGELIASKQLNVSGYNPGDITVPLNFPPDLFNWHQDGAPLNLKYRYTPQPKSVNSSFIVSFNDGLIKSETLPSVERLDKSLLSAIKDETLVRDMRVLLPLNAVALKSRLQLRYMYDYIKEGECRDIIIDNMRGSIDPESTLDLTDYDHFMAMPNLGVFKDAGFPFTRMADLSQTAVVLPDHAGTGDVSAYLTVLGRFGDSTGYPATGVTVIQAAQAPTVADKDLLVMASGDNQPLLTQWADRLPAAGTGQQQRFEVSDLTLRIQDWLSSDPEANLRKSRLAMAFSGGQPSTYLTGFESPLKTGRSVVVVAGGDAVGLAQATEALSRTDQDAGAIQGSLVVIRGKAIEPLVADEQYFVGSLSPIKYVQWLMSRHVGWTLLMTALGVLLLSGLAYLGLRSKARKRLSV; via the coding sequence ATGAGCGCTAAGCATTTTTCAGGCATTTTGGCTTCAACGTTGCTGGCTTTGAGTGGTGGTGCGGTATTCGCCGATACCGCGCCGGCGGACGCAGGCAATGGCTACAACCTGACCCTCAAGCAGTTGGGGCGCGCCTATCCGATGAACCTGCACGGGGTTGAAGCGACCGACAGCGTCAACTTTGACGTGCGTGCCGATCAGGTGGTGACCGGCGCTCATCTGACGCTGCAATACAGTTACTCGCCGGCGCTGCTGCCCGATCTGTCCCAGATCAACATCATGGTCAACGATGAAGTGGCGGCGAGTGTGCCGCTGCCCAAGGAAAACGCCGGCACGCTGCAGAAGCAGACGGTGGAGATCCCGCCGCAGTTGATCACCGAGTTCAATCGCCTGAGCGTGCAGTTCATCGGCCACTACACCATGACCTGTGAGGATCCCCAGCATTCAAGCCTGTGGGCCAAGGTCAGCAATGACTCTTTGCTGCAGATCCAGACCTCGCCGCTGGCGTTGCCGAACGATCTCTCGCTGATGCCCGTGCCATTCTTTGATCGACGCGATGCCCGCCCGCTGGATCTGCCGTTCATCTTCAGCGCCGCGCCGGACAACGGCACCCTAGAGGCCGCGGGTGCGCTGTCGTCCTGGTTCGGGGCCCTGGCGAGCTATCGCGGGGCGACCTTCCGCGCCCAGCTCAATACGCTGCCCGCCCAGGGCAACGGTGTGATTTTGCTCAGCGGCGACGCGGCTGCTCAGGTGGGTGGGCTGTCGATTCCGGCGCCGAAGGGGCCGACCCTGAGCATCCTGAGCAATCCGAACGACGCCAACGGCAAGTTGCTGGTGGTGGCGGGCCGCAACAGCGAAGAGCTCAAACGGGCCGCCATCGCGTTGTCGGTCGGCGGCCAGGCGCTGTCGGGCAGTTCGGTGGTCATCAATAAGCTCGATGTCCTCACGCCGCGCAAGCCATACGATGCACCGAACTGGCTGCCCACCGACCGTCCGGTCAAGCTGGGTGAGCTGATCGCGAGCAAACAACTGAATGTGTCCGGGTACAACCCGGGCGACATCACCGTACCGCTGAACTTCCCGCCGGATCTGTTCAACTGGCACCAGGATGGCGCACCGCTGAACCTGAAGTATCGCTATACGCCGCAGCCAAAATCGGTCAATTCGTCGTTCATCGTCAGCTTCAACGATGGCTTGATCAAGTCCGAGACCCTGCCTTCGGTGGAGCGTCTGGACAAGAGTCTGTTGAGCGCGATCAAGGACGAGACCCTGGTGCGCGACATGCGCGTGTTGCTGCCGCTCAATGCCGTGGCACTGAAGTCGCGCCTGCAACTGCGCTACATGTATGACTACATCAAGGAAGGCGAATGCCGCGACATCATCATCGACAACATGCGCGGCAGCATCGACCCTGAGTCGACGCTGGACCTGACCGATTACGACCATTTCATGGCCATGCCCAACCTGGGTGTGTTCAAGGACGCCGGCTTCCCGTTCACCCGTATGGCTGACCTGTCGCAGACCGCCGTGGTGCTGCCGGATCACGCCGGCACGGGTGACGTGAGCGCTTACCTGACCGTACTGGGTCGCTTCGGTGACTCCACCGGTTATCCCGCCACCGGCGTGACGGTCATCCAGGCGGCACAGGCCCCGACCGTTGCCGACAAGGACCTGCTGGTGATGGCGTCCGGCGACAACCAGCCTTTGCTGACCCAGTGGGCGGATCGTTTGCCGGCGGCCGGTACCGGTCAGCAGCAACGTTTCGAAGTGTCTGACCTGACGTTGCGGATTCAGGACTGGCTCAGCTCCGATCCTGAAGCGAACCTGCGCAAGAGCCGCCTGGCCATGGCGTTCTCCGGCGGCCAGCCAAGCACTTACCTGACCGGCTTCGAATCGCCGCTCAAGACTGGGCGCAGTGTCGTGGTCGTTGCCGGCGGCGACGCTGTCGGTCTGGCCCAGGCCACTGAAGCATTGAGCCGCACGGACCAGGACGCCGGTGCCATTCAGGGCAGCCTGGTGGTCATCCGTGGCAAGGCCATCGAGCCGCTGGTGGCTGACGAGCAGTATTTCGTCGGCAGCCTGTCGCCGATCAAGTACGTGCAGTGGCTGATGTCGCGTCATGTGGGCTGGACGTTGTTGATGACTGCACTGGGCGTGCTGTTGCTGAGCGGCCTGGCCTATCTGGGGCTGCGTTCCAAAGCCAGGAAACGGCTGAGTGTCTGA